The DNA region ATACAGATTTAACTAAACAAGAAGTTGAATCCCTATGTTTACGACAGCTGGAAGACGACCTGACTATAAAGGAGCAGGTAAAAACCATCGTAGAAAGGGTAAGAGCTGAGGGCGACAAAGCCTTGTTCGACTATGCCCTGAACTTCGACAAGGTGAACCTGGAGCAGCTTTTTATAGATCCGCAGGAAATTAGAAATATTGCCTCGGCCATCCCATCCGAAGCGAAGGCAGCAATCGACACTGCGTACCGGAACATCAAAGCTTTCCATGCTGCCCAGCTATACAGGGAAGGGAAAATAGAAACCATGCCCGGTGTTACCTGCTGGCGCGAAACACGGGCCATAGAGCGGGTAGGATTGTACATACCGGGAGGCACTGCCGTGCTGCCCAGTACTTTTTTAATGCTGGGTATTCCAGCGGTTCTTGCAGGCTGCAAAGAGATTGTGGTGTGCTCCCCGCCTCAAAAAGATGGCAAGACCAATTGTTACCTGGCATATGTGGCTACATTGCTGGGTATTGAAAGGATTTACCTGGCGGGTGGAGCCCAGGCCGTTGCTGCAATGGCATGGGGTACAGCCAGCATTCCTAAGGTAGACAAGATCTTTGGCCCGGGCAACAGGTATGTAACCCAGGCTAAGCAACTGGTACAGGGAACAAGCATGACTGCAATAGACATGCCGGCAGGCCCTTCAGAGGTTTTAGTGCTCGCAGATGAGACTGCCAATTCGTCATACATCGCATCTGACCTACTTGCACAAGCAGAACATGGAATTGATTCTCAGACCATTTTAGTAGCCACCTCAAGTAAAATTATAGATGAGACACTCACTAAGATCGGGGTACAACTGAAAGCCCTGCCTAGGCAGGACATTGCTGCCGAAGCCATCAAAAACTCTTATGCAGTGCTGGTTGATAGCCTGGAACAGGGCATGGAATTCAGCAATGTGTATGCTCCGGAACATCTGATCATCGCATCCGATAAGTTTGAGCAATTGATTCCTTTGATCAGCAATGCGGGCTCCGTATTTTTGGGTAACCTGACCCCTGAAAGTGCAGGCGATTATGCTTCTGGAACCAACCATACCTTACCTACCAGCGGCTTTGCTAAGGCTTACTCGGGTGTTTCGATGGATTCCTTTCTGAAGAAGATCACCTTCCAGCACATCACGCCAAGAGGGCTAAAGAACATTGGAAATACCGTAGAAGTACTGGCTGGAGCCGAAGGTTTGGAGGCACACAAGAATGCTATAACTATTAGATTGAAAGAAAATGGATATCAATAAATTACAAAGGGAAAATATCAAAAACCTTCGCCCCTACTCTACTGCGAGGGACGAATACAAAGGGCAAGCGAGCATTTTTTTAGATGCAAATGAGAACAGTTATGGCTCTCCGTTGACTAAAGACACTCCTGAAGCTGTTAATTATAACCGTTACCCTGATCCGCTGCAGCTCGACCTGAAAGATGCGATCAGCAAGATCAAGGGGGTTCCTATCGAAAATACCTTTCTGGGCAACGGCAGCGATGAAGCCATCGATCTTCTGTTCAGGGCTTTTTGCGAGCCGGGCCGCGACAATGTGGTC from Pedobacter africanus includes:
- the hisD gene encoding histidinol dehydrogenase, which codes for MKFYNYTDLTKQEVESLCLRQLEDDLTIKEQVKTIVERVRAEGDKALFDYALNFDKVNLEQLFIDPQEIRNIASAIPSEAKAAIDTAYRNIKAFHAAQLYREGKIETMPGVTCWRETRAIERVGLYIPGGTAVLPSTFLMLGIPAVLAGCKEIVVCSPPQKDGKTNCYLAYVATLLGIERIYLAGGAQAVAAMAWGTASIPKVDKIFGPGNRYVTQAKQLVQGTSMTAIDMPAGPSEVLVLADETANSSYIASDLLAQAEHGIDSQTILVATSSKIIDETLTKIGVQLKALPRQDIAAEAIKNSYAVLVDSLEQGMEFSNVYAPEHLIIASDKFEQLIPLISNAGSVFLGNLTPESAGDYASGTNHTLPTSGFAKAYSGVSMDSFLKKITFQHITPRGLKNIGNTVEVLAGAEGLEAHKNAITIRLKENGYQ